From a region of the Mercurialis annua linkage group LG1-X, ddMerAnnu1.2, whole genome shotgun sequence genome:
- the LOC126664505 gene encoding protein NPGR1, producing the protein MLCACSGEQFKFEEAPQSPDSLATRDFSASGLSSRTTGDWESKLEDIQVDEAESTLKEALSLNYEEARALLGRLEFQRGNFDAALQVFQGIDTRSLTPKMIRAIFERTRQKKQRAKADIVVSSGMSMHSVSLLLEAILLKARSLEELGHCKEAAKECRIILDTVESALPSGMPEGIGEDCKLEEMFHKALELLPILWIKAGFLDEAIVAYRRALIKPWNLGPQRLAGVQKDLASVLLYGAVESKLAPQLHEWGPATPNSSTEEAILLLLVLMNKVAYGEIKWDEEIVDHLTYALSITGRFELLAEHVEQALPGVYSRADRWYFLALCYSAAGRNEAALNLLQKVSGFSESKHKPHIPSFLLGAKLCSQDPKNSQEGIKFARKVINSASHHHQHFVGEAHKFLGICYGNAARICLSDSERILLQRESLNSLNHAALNRQEDSEVMYSLALENTLQRNIDAAFDNAMAYAECTSGYSVKGWKLLALVISAQQRLKDAETVVAFALDEAERMDQFELLRLKAVLQIAQEQPKQAIETYRILLSLIQAQRDNQANNIDNAYILQPEAKAKRNLEIAAWQDLASIYTKLGLWTDAKICLDKAKLMDIHSPRSWHSTGALFDAQSLYKEALISFSVSLSIEPDNVPSIVSTAKVLMKLGSQSFPIARSFLMNALRLDPTNHEAWLNLGLISKMEGSLHLAAEFFQAAYELKLSAPVGN; encoded by the exons ATGTTGTGTGCTTGCTCAGGAGAGCAATTTAAGTTTGAAGAGGCACCACAGTCTCCAGATTCATTAGCCACAAGGGATTTCTCAGCCAGTGGCCTTTCATCCAGAACTACTGGAGACTGGGAATCTAAACTTGAAGATATTCAAGTTGATGAAGCTGAATCAACTCTTAAAGAAGCTCTTTCATTAAATTATGAG GAAGCTAGGGCATTGCTAGGGAGGCTTGAATTTCAGAGAGGGAATTTCGATGCTGCCCTTCAGGTGTTTCAGGGTATTGATACTAGAAGTTTAACTCCTAAAATGATACGAGCTATTTTCGAAAGAACCCGGCAAAAGAAGCAGCGTGCTAAAGCTGATATTGTAGTTTCTAGTGGTATGTCTATGCATTCAGTGAGTCTACTCCTTGAAGCAATCTTACTTAAAGCAAGATCGCTGGAGGAACTGGGGCATTgtaaag AGGCTGCAAAGGAGTGCAGAATTATTTTGGACACAGTTGAATCAGCATTACCTAGTGGTATGCCTGAAGGAATTGGTGAAGATTGCAAATTAGAAGAAATGTTTCACAAGGCATTGGAATTGCTACCCATTCTCTGGATAAAGGCAGGATTCCTTGATGAAGCTATAGTAGCATATCGGCGTGCTCTAATCAAGCCGTGGAATCTAGGTCCACAGAGGTTAGCTGGAGTGCAAAAAGACTTGGCTTCTGTTTTACTCTATGGTGCTGTTGAATCAAAACTGGCTCCTCAGTTGCATGAATGGGGTCCAGCCACACCCAACAGTAGTACAGAGGAAGCAATCCTTTTATTGTTAGTACTCATGAATAAGGTAGCTTATGGAGAAATCAAGTGGGATGAAGAAATCGTAGATCATCTGACTTATGCACTATCAATTACTGGTCGATTTGAGTTATTAGCGGAGCATGTGGAGCAGGCCCTACCAGGTGTCTATAGCCGAGCTGATAGGTGGTACTTTCTTGCTCTTTGTTACAGTGCTGCTGGACGGAACGAAGCAGCTTTGAACTTATTACAAAAAGTTTCTGGATTCTCAGAATCGAAGCATAAGCCTCATATTCCTTCCTTTCTACTTGGAGCTAAATTATGTTCTCAAGATCCAAAGAATTCTCAAGAAGGCATCAAGTTTGCTCGTAAAGTTATTAATTCAGCTAGTCATCACCATCAACATTTTGTGGGAGAAGCCCATAAATTCCTTGGTATTTGCTATGGCAATGCAGCAAGAATTTGTTTGTCCGACTCTGAAAGAATTCTCCTGCAGAGAGAGTCGTTGAACTCTCTAAACCATGCTGCTCTTAATAGGCAGGAGGATTCAGAAGTGATGTATAGCCTTGCACTTGAAAATACACTTCAAAGGAATATAGATGCAGCTTTTGACAATGCAATGGCGTATGCTGAATGTACGAGTGGGTACTCAGTAAAAGGTTGGAAGTTATTAGCTCTCGTTATATCTGCCCAGCAGCGTCTCAAGGATGCTGAAACAGTCGTTGCATTTGCTTTGGACGAGGCTGAGAGAATGGATCAGTTTGAACTTCTTAGATTGAAGGCCGTGCTTCAAATTGCTCAAGAGCAGCCCAAGCAGGCAATAGAAACTTATAGAATATTGCTGTCTCTTATTCAAGCACAGAGAGATAATCAAGCCAATAACATTGACAATGCCTATATCCTTCAGCCTGAG GCAAAAGCAAAACGAAACCTGGAAATAGCAGCTTGGCAAGATCTGGCATCCATTTACAcaaaacttggtttatggactGATGCCAAAATTTGCTTGGACAAAGCCAAGTTGATGGACATTCATTCTCCCAGAAGTTGGCATTCGACAG GAGCATTATTTGATGCTCAATCACTATATAAGGAAGCATTGATTTCATTCTCAGTTTCACTGTCGATAGAACCAGATAACGTTCCAAGCATTGTCTCAACTGCAAAAGTGTTGATGAAACTTGGAAGTCAATCATTTCCAATTGCAAGGAGCTTTCTAATGAATGCTTTGCGCTTAGACCCCACAAATCATGAGGCGTGGTTGAATCTGGGTctaatttcaaaaatggaagGCTCCTTACATCTGGCTGCAGAATTTTTCCAGGCTGCATATGAGCTTAAGCTATCAGCTCCTGTAGGAAACTGA
- the LOC126665031 gene encoding uncharacterized protein LOC126665031: MTVKPLDTLPPTETLEIENGLSLVPRVKLILTVHPSLSTSATKPIDEWKLKRALIDFLKTSLLVSVPEEDLKIKGYKDIKKRKRDDAVAHGTLCIRDLGLLDNEKNEDLEVKEKKFADWRRYIVEKMDGIELNLEGYEYKLSVALPESDDFEGMRKAWEDAYAFGNRGYSRGGGRQEPDTIVMRGVPSRWVAEPRVSSSKPSPLVTHTIFSTFGELRKLDVSEDNDYGKDADEDGGDLISGLHCKIVVQFEKHRDFYNTLKVLCGRSLQKQGSRLKADYEVTWAKESFFRNSSTQAKERNDRMSAAAGGRYRNEAPRHDQYNSQFTSDDTRRKRFKE; this comes from the exons ATGACTGTTAAACCGTTAGACACACTCCCGCCAACAGAAACCCTAGAAATCGAAAACGGTCTCTCGCTAGTTCCGCGCGTAAAGCTAATCCTAACCGTCCACCCATCGCTCTCAACCTCCGCTACTAAACCGATCGACGAATGGAAGCTGAAGCGCGCGCTTATTGACTTCTTAAAGACTTCACTGCTCGTCTCCGTTCCTGAAGAAGATCTGAAAATCAAAGGCTACAAAGACATAAAAAAGCGTAAACGCGACGATGCAGTCGCGCACGGTACTCTCTGTATTCGAGACTTGGGGCTACTTGATAATGAGAAGAATGAGGATTTGGAAGTAAAGGAGAAGAAGTTTGCAGACTGGAGAAGATACATTGTGGAAAAAATGGACGGCATTGAGTTGAATCTAGAAGGTTATGAGTATAAACTTAGCGTTGCATTGCCGGAAAGTGACGATTTTGAGGGAATGAGAAAAGCGTGGGAGGATGCTTATGCGTTTGGAAATAGAG gGTATTCAAGAGGAGGAGGGAGGCAAGAGCCGGATACAATTGTAATGAGAGGGGTTCCGTCGAGGTGGGTTGCAGAGCCTAGGGTTTCTTCTTCCAAGCCTTCTCCATTAGTCACTCATACTATTTTCTCCACATTTGGGGAACTAAg GAAACTTGATGTTTCAGAAGATAATGATTATGGTAAGGATGCAGATGAGGATGGTGGGGACTTAATTTCAGGTCTCCACTGCAAGATTGTGGTTCAGTTTGAGAAACATAGGGACTTCTACAATACTCTTAAAGTTTTATGTGGACGCTCGTTGCAAAAG CAAGGATCTCGGTTGAAGGCTGATTATGAGGTCACCTGGGCCAAGGAGAGCTTCTTTCGGAATTCAAGTACTCAAGCAAAAGAAAGGAATGATAGAATGTCAGCAGCGGCAGGAGGGCGCTACAGAAATGAAGCTCCTAGGCATGACCAATACAATTCTCAGTTCACTTCAGATGATACACGCCGGAAGAGGTTCAAG GAGTAA
- the LOC126665032 gene encoding uncharacterized protein LOC126665032, with amino-acid sequence MGLSCFACFDGGSKLRRQEEDRLEAAEARAKAAEAAQKRQEDFEKSAAGRAARAQLQGMAKQSANTNKGEPVLKWQMS; translated from the exons ATGGGGCTGTCGTGCTTTGCTTGTTTCGACGGTGGCAGCAAGTTACGGCGTCAGGAAGAAGATAGATTAGAAGCTGCTGAAGCTCGCGCTAAAGCTGCTGAAGCTGCTCAGAAACG GCAAGAGGATTTTGAAAAATCTGCTGCCGGCAGAGCTGCCCGTGCACAGCTACAGGGGATGGCGAAACAATCAGCGAATACTAATAAAGGCGAACCCGTTctaaag TGGCAAATGAGTTGA